The Streptomyces sp. NBC_01197 genome window below encodes:
- a CDS encoding TetR/AcrR family transcriptional regulator: protein MNQSGPYIHQRIPTERSQLRRTDLIATGRRLFADTSYDALSMDDIARHAGVAKGLIYYYFKSKRGYYLAVVEESVAELVARAASDTGLPRAERVHRTVEGYLLYAQHNRAAFRTIVTGGVGFDTQVQALRGAVREELIATIADGAYGRREIPLLARIALLGWLSAVEGITLDWLGHQELDRAEIRELLVRMLRNTLDTIGEFVAECPSPPPPE from the coding sequence GTGAACCAGAGCGGACCGTACATACATCAGCGCATCCCGACCGAGCGCTCCCAGCTCCGTCGCACGGACCTCATCGCCACCGGGCGGAGACTGTTCGCCGACACGTCGTACGACGCGCTGTCGATGGACGACATCGCCCGGCACGCGGGGGTCGCGAAAGGGCTCATCTACTACTACTTCAAGAGCAAACGAGGCTACTACCTCGCCGTTGTCGAGGAGTCGGTGGCCGAGCTGGTCGCCCGCGCGGCCAGCGACACCGGGCTGCCCCGGGCCGAGCGCGTGCACCGCACCGTCGAGGGCTATCTGCTCTACGCCCAGCACAACAGGGCGGCCTTCCGGACCATCGTGACCGGTGGCGTCGGCTTCGACACCCAGGTGCAGGCGCTGCGTGGCGCGGTCCGCGAGGAACTCATCGCCACCATCGCTGATGGCGCCTACGGGCGCCGGGAGATCCCGCTCCTGGCCAGGATCGCGCTGCTGGGCTGGCTGAGCGCCGTGGAGGGCATTACGCTCGACTGGCTCGGTCACCAGGAGCTCGACCGCGCGGAGATCCGGGAGCTGCTGGTCCGTATGTTGCGCAACACCCTCGACACCATCGGCGAGTTCGTCGCCGAGTGCCCGTCGCCGCCGCCCCCGGAGTGA
- a CDS encoding polysaccharide deacetylase family protein encodes MARHSGRGWYGKVLGAGLGVTMLAVGASAWTAQARSAHDSSPEAAAPAMPGSAVKQVAVTIAHASDKGTHGVNITIDDGPDPTWTPQVLDLLQEYGVKATFCMIGPEAQAHPDLVKKVVAAGHRLCDHTVSHNTAMDKASQTYQSHEILDAERMITKASGGVRPMYYRAPGGAFTPYSRRLAASHGMRPLGWNVDSKDFERPGADTIIATVEKELPNGPTLLFHDAGGDRAQTIQALRQLLPRLKEQGRTYGFPVR; translated from the coding sequence ATGGCACGGCACAGCGGGCGGGGCTGGTACGGCAAGGTGCTCGGAGCGGGACTCGGGGTGACGATGCTCGCCGTCGGCGCGTCCGCGTGGACCGCACAGGCCCGCTCCGCGCACGATTCGTCGCCCGAGGCGGCCGCGCCCGCCATGCCGGGGAGCGCCGTAAAGCAGGTCGCGGTGACCATCGCGCACGCCTCGGACAAGGGGACGCACGGCGTCAACATCACCATCGACGACGGCCCCGACCCCACCTGGACCCCCCAAGTACTCGACCTGCTGCAGGAGTACGGGGTGAAGGCCACCTTCTGCATGATCGGGCCGGAGGCCCAGGCCCACCCGGACCTCGTGAAGAAGGTGGTCGCAGCCGGACACCGGCTGTGCGACCACACGGTGTCGCACAACACCGCCATGGACAAAGCCTCCCAGACCTACCAGTCACACGAGATCCTCGACGCCGAACGCATGATCACCAAAGCCTCCGGCGGCGTACGGCCCATGTACTACCGAGCACCCGGCGGAGCCTTCACCCCCTACAGCCGCAGACTCGCCGCCTCCCACGGCATGCGCCCTCTCGGCTGGAACGTCGACAGCAAGGACTTCGAACGCCCGGGCGCCGACACCATCATCGCCACCGTCGAGAAGGAACTGCCCAACGGGCCGACGCTCCTCTTCCACGACGCCGGCGGCGACCGCGCCCAGACCATCCAGGCCCTGCGCCAACTCCTCCCCCGGCTCAAGGAGCAAGGCCGCACCTACGGCTTCCCCGTGCGCTGA
- a CDS encoding M56 family metallopeptidase → MLISLCTPLLVSLIFTLSAPWAARRLPPRTAAWTLASAAVTAAGAWLTVLAMAGFTLVGQDPEVAEEGRWSPHLLAIDTPIDRPVAAACTLGVLVCAVTVTVTTWRRVRVLVDTRRDCRDLPATGDLAVLDDPVPTAFALPGAPGRVVVSSGMLRALTPDERRALLAHERAHLHRRHHLFLLVLQLAAAVNPLLRPLARAGAFALERWADEEAGSVVADRGLVARAVARAALATKRTAQPALAATGGPVPQRVRALLAAPTPFRRGLAMVFPALMVLCCASLALAAHDMDQLFDGATTSHITTQAR, encoded by the coding sequence GTGTTGATCAGCCTGTGTACACCGCTGCTGGTCAGCCTGATTTTCACGCTGAGCGCACCGTGGGCAGCCCGGAGACTGCCGCCCCGGACGGCTGCCTGGACGCTCGCGTCGGCCGCCGTGACAGCCGCCGGCGCGTGGCTGACCGTACTGGCGATGGCCGGTTTCACCCTGGTCGGCCAGGACCCGGAGGTGGCCGAGGAAGGTCGCTGGTCTCCTCACCTGCTCGCCATTGACACTCCCATCGACCGGCCGGTCGCCGCCGCTTGCACCCTGGGCGTACTCGTATGTGCGGTCACCGTGACCGTGACCACCTGGCGCCGGGTGCGGGTGCTCGTCGACACTCGGCGCGACTGCCGGGACCTGCCCGCCACCGGGGACCTGGCCGTGCTCGACGACCCCGTTCCCACGGCCTTCGCCCTGCCCGGAGCCCCCGGCCGGGTCGTGGTCTCCTCCGGGATGCTGCGAGCACTCACTCCCGATGAACGGCGCGCGCTGCTGGCCCACGAACGCGCCCATCTCCACCGCCGCCACCACCTGTTCCTGCTCGTCCTCCAACTCGCGGCAGCGGTCAACCCGCTCCTGCGCCCCCTCGCCCGAGCGGGCGCGTTCGCACTGGAACGCTGGGCCGACGAAGAGGCAGGCAGCGTCGTGGCCGACCGCGGACTCGTCGCCCGCGCCGTCGCGCGGGCGGCGCTCGCCACCAAGCGCACCGCGCAACCAGCACTCGCAGCCACCGGCGGACCGGTGCCCCAACGCGTACGCGCCCTGCTCGCCGCGCCTACACCCTTCCGTCGTGGCCTGGCCATGGTGTTCCCGGCCTTGATGGTGTTGTGCTGCGCCAGCCTTGCCCTGGCCGCCCACGACATGGACCAGTTGTTCGACGGCGCTACGACCTCCCACATCACCACGCAGGCCCGCTGA
- a CDS encoding glycoside hydrolase family 18 protein, protein MFGRFHPRARFRALLAAACTAALGVTLLAGAGTASAGEHHAAAATGKAAGTAAATTTAAGSKVVGYYADWDVYQRNYQVKNIQTSGSADRLTHINYAFGNVTGGKCAIGDAYADYQKTYDASSSVDGTADTWDQPVAGNINQLRELKKLHPGLKILWSFGGWTWSGGFGEAAKDPAAFAQSCYDLVKDSRWADVFDGIDIDWEYPNNCGLSCDTSGAEAFKNVLAALRAKFGSSSLVTAAITADASDGGKMDSADYAGAAQYVDWYNPMTYDYFGAWDAQGPTAPHSPLTSYSGIPKAGFNTDATITKLKGLGVPANKLLLGIGFYGRGWTGVTQDAPGGTATGPAPGTYEQGIEDYKVLKTSCPATGTVAGTAYAKCGSNWWSYDTPATIAGKMAYKNQQGLGGTFLWELSGDTSNGELIHAVS, encoded by the coding sequence ATGTTCGGACGATTCCACCCACGGGCCCGGTTCCGGGCCTTGCTCGCCGCCGCCTGTACGGCAGCCCTCGGCGTCACCCTGCTCGCCGGCGCCGGCACGGCGTCCGCCGGCGAGCACCACGCCGCGGCGGCCACCGGGAAGGCCGCGGGCACCGCGGCGGCCACCACAACCGCCGCAGGCAGCAAGGTCGTCGGGTACTACGCGGACTGGGATGTCTACCAGCGCAACTACCAGGTCAAGAACATCCAGACCTCGGGCTCGGCGGACAGACTCACCCACATCAACTACGCGTTCGGCAACGTCACCGGCGGCAAGTGCGCCATCGGGGACGCCTACGCCGACTACCAGAAGACGTACGACGCGTCCTCCAGCGTGGACGGCACCGCCGACACCTGGGACCAGCCGGTGGCGGGCAACATCAACCAGCTGCGTGAGCTGAAGAAGCTGCACCCAGGTCTCAAGATCCTCTGGTCCTTCGGCGGCTGGACCTGGTCCGGTGGCTTCGGCGAGGCCGCGAAGGACCCGGCCGCCTTCGCCCAGTCCTGCTACGACCTGGTCAAGGACTCGCGGTGGGCGGATGTCTTCGACGGCATCGACATCGACTGGGAGTACCCCAACAACTGCGGCCTCTCCTGCGACACCAGCGGAGCGGAGGCCTTCAAGAACGTACTGGCCGCGCTGCGCGCCAAGTTCGGCTCGTCGTCGCTGGTCACCGCGGCGATCACGGCTGACGCATCGGACGGCGGCAAGATGGACTCCGCCGACTACGCGGGCGCCGCGCAGTACGTGGACTGGTACAACCCGATGACGTACGACTACTTCGGCGCCTGGGACGCACAGGGGCCGACCGCCCCGCACTCGCCGCTCACCTCCTACAGCGGCATCCCGAAGGCGGGCTTCAACACCGACGCCACGATCACCAAGCTCAAGGGCCTGGGCGTGCCCGCGAACAAGCTGCTGCTGGGTATCGGCTTCTACGGCCGCGGCTGGACCGGCGTGACCCAGGACGCCCCGGGCGGCACCGCGACCGGCCCGGCCCCCGGCACGTACGAGCAGGGGATCGAGGACTACAAGGTCCTCAAGACCAGCTGCCCGGCCACCGGGACCGTCGCCGGGACCGCGTACGCCAAGTGCGGCTCGAACTGGTGGAGTTACGACACCCCGGCCACCATCGCGGGGAAGATGGCCTACAAGAACCAGCAGGGCCTCGGCGGCACCTTCCTCTGGGAGCTCAGCGGCGACACCTCCAACGGCGAGCTGATCCACGCCGTCAGCTAG
- a CDS encoding acyl-CoA dehydrogenase family protein: MTDRAPQLVDRQLPTEESRDLLALVRDIVQREIVPGAAAEEEAGRFPREVFTLLSGAGLLGLPYDSAYGGGDQPYEVYLQILEELAAARLTVGLGVSVHSLACHALAGYGSKEQRAAQLPEMLGGGLLGAYCLSEPASGSDAASLRTKAVRDGDDWVITGTKAWITHGGLADFYTVLARTGGEGARGISAFLVPGDAAGLTAAAPEKKMGMKGSPTAQLHFDGVRVPGERLIGDEGQGFAIALSALDSGRLGIAACAIGVAQAALDEAVRYATERQQFGHPIADFQGLRFMLADMATQIEAGRSLYLTAARLRDAGRPFSRQAAMAKLFCTDAAMRATTDAVQVLGGYGYTADFPVERFMREAKVLQIVEGTNQIQRMVIARHLAGPESR, encoded by the coding sequence ATGACCGACCGCGCCCCGCAGTTGGTGGACCGCCAGTTGCCCACCGAGGAGTCCCGGGACCTGCTCGCGCTGGTGCGCGACATCGTCCAGCGGGAGATCGTGCCCGGTGCGGCCGCCGAGGAGGAAGCCGGCCGGTTCCCCCGCGAGGTATTCACCCTGCTCTCCGGTGCCGGACTGCTCGGCCTCCCCTACGACTCCGCGTACGGCGGCGGCGACCAGCCGTACGAGGTCTACCTCCAGATCCTCGAAGAGCTGGCGGCGGCGCGGCTCACCGTCGGCCTCGGCGTCAGCGTCCACTCGCTCGCCTGCCACGCCCTCGCCGGGTACGGCAGCAAGGAGCAACGGGCCGCGCAGTTGCCCGAGATGCTCGGAGGCGGACTGCTCGGGGCGTACTGCCTCTCCGAACCCGCGTCGGGCTCCGACGCCGCTTCGCTGCGCACGAAGGCCGTGCGGGACGGCGACGACTGGGTCATCACCGGGACCAAGGCGTGGATCACGCACGGCGGCCTCGCCGATTTCTATACGGTGCTCGCGCGCACCGGCGGCGAAGGGGCGCGCGGGATCTCGGCGTTCCTGGTGCCGGGCGACGCCGCGGGGCTGACCGCCGCCGCCCCCGAGAAGAAGATGGGGATGAAGGGCTCGCCCACCGCCCAGCTGCACTTCGACGGCGTACGGGTGCCCGGCGAGCGGCTGATCGGGGACGAGGGCCAGGGCTTCGCCATCGCGCTCTCCGCGCTCGACTCCGGGCGGCTGGGGATCGCCGCCTGCGCCATCGGCGTCGCCCAGGCAGCGCTGGACGAGGCGGTGCGGTACGCCACGGAGCGGCAGCAGTTCGGCCACCCCATCGCGGACTTCCAGGGGCTGCGCTTCATGCTCGCAGACATGGCCACCCAGATCGAGGCGGGCCGGTCCCTCTATCTCACCGCCGCCCGGCTGCGGGACGCCGGGCGGCCCTTCTCGCGGCAGGCCGCCATGGCCAAACTCTTCTGCACGGACGCGGCGATGCGGGCCACCACCGACGCGGTCCAGGTGCTCGGCGGCTACGGCTACACCGCGGACTTCCCGGTCGAGCGGTTCATGCGGGAGGCCAAGGTGCTGCAGATCGTCGAGGGCACCAATCAGATCCAGCGGATGGTCATCGCCCGCCACCTCGCGGGTCCGGAGTCGCGCTGA
- a CDS encoding Lrp/AsnC family transcriptional regulator yields MEELDRRIVELLVKDGRMSYTDLGKATGLSTSAVHQRVRRLEQRGVIRGYAAVVDPEAVGLPLTAFISVKPFDPSAPDDIAERLAGVPEIEACHSVAGDENYILKVRVPTPLALENLLTRIRSLAGVSTRTTVVLSTPYEARPPEI; encoded by the coding sequence ATGGAGGAGCTGGATCGCCGCATCGTGGAATTGCTCGTCAAGGACGGGCGGATGAGCTACACCGACCTGGGCAAGGCCACCGGCCTGTCCACATCGGCGGTGCATCAGCGCGTACGCCGTCTCGAACAGCGCGGAGTCATCCGCGGTTACGCCGCGGTGGTCGACCCGGAGGCCGTCGGGCTCCCGCTCACCGCGTTCATCTCGGTGAAGCCCTTCGACCCGAGCGCCCCGGACGACATCGCCGAGCGGCTCGCCGGGGTCCCCGAGATCGAGGCCTGCCACAGCGTGGCGGGCGACGAGAACTACATCCTCAAGGTGCGCGTCCCGACACCGCTCGCCCTGGAGAACCTGCTGACCAGGATCCGCTCACTGGCCGGCGTCTCCACCCGTACCACCGTCGTGCTCTCCACCCCGTACGAGGCGCGGCCCCCGGAGATCTGA
- a CDS encoding BlaI/MecI/CopY family transcriptional regulator produces MSEQGGAAAGRRAPGELESEVLAALWAAGRPVGATTVREQVAGDPAYTTVLTILTRLHDKRLVTRERAGRSYLYSPVQDKAGHTAAGMRDLLDRGGDRAAVLARFVSQLPAEDEQLLEQLLHGPAED; encoded by the coding sequence GTGAGCGAGCAGGGCGGTGCGGCGGCAGGCCGGCGTGCGCCCGGCGAGCTGGAGAGCGAAGTCCTGGCGGCCCTGTGGGCGGCCGGCCGGCCGGTGGGGGCGACCACGGTACGCGAGCAGGTGGCCGGTGACCCCGCTTACACGACCGTCCTGACGATCCTGACCAGGTTGCACGACAAACGCCTGGTGACCCGCGAGCGAGCCGGCCGCAGCTATCTGTACTCACCGGTCCAGGACAAGGCCGGCCACACCGCGGCGGGAATGCGCGATCTGCTGGATCGCGGTGGAGACCGGGCCGCCGTCCTCGCCCGGTTCGTCTCCCAGCTGCCGGCCGAGGACGAGCAACTGCTGGAACAGCTGCTGCACGGACCCGCGGAGGACTAG
- a CDS encoding amidohydrolase produces MTESTATQADHRTVLLRGGDIHSPADPFATAMVVERGHVAWVGSEGAADAFAKGVDETVDLEGALVTPAFTDAHVHTTSTGLALTGLDLSAARTAQEALRLVREHAADRPGDRVLLGHGWDASGWPDGQPLSRTALDEAAGGRPVYLPRVDVHSAVVSTALLDLVPRVTSLPGYRADAPLTGAAHHAVRAAAHAQITPEQRTEAQRAARERAASLGIGSLHECGGPDISDEDDFTGLLSLAGQEKGPRVFGYWAERVADGKDAARIRELGAIGAAGDLFVDGSLGSHTACLHKPYADAAHTGTAHLDAADIAAHVTACTEAGLQAGFHAIGDAALSAVVDGVRAAAEKLGLARIRAARHRVEHAEMLTPETVAAFAELGLTASVQPAFDAAWGGADGMYAQRLGTERAGTLNPYASLLRAGVPLAFGSDSPVTPLDPWGNVRAAAFHRTDGHRISVRAAFAAHTRGGWRSIGRDDTGVLVPGAPADYAVWRTADLVVQAPDDRVARWSTDPRSGTPGLPDLTPGAELPVCLRTVVFGQTVFVRPNE; encoded by the coding sequence ATGACCGAGAGCACCGCCACCCAGGCCGACCACCGCACCGTACTGCTGCGCGGTGGGGACATCCACAGCCCCGCCGATCCCTTCGCCACCGCGATGGTCGTGGAACGCGGGCACGTCGCCTGGGTGGGCTCCGAAGGGGCGGCCGACGCCTTCGCCAAGGGCGTCGACGAGACCGTCGACCTCGAAGGGGCCCTGGTGACCCCGGCGTTCACCGACGCACACGTCCACACGACCTCGACGGGGCTGGCCCTCACCGGCCTCGACCTGTCGGCCGCGCGGACCGCGCAGGAGGCCCTCCGCCTCGTCCGGGAGCACGCGGCTGACCGCCCCGGCGACCGGGTGCTGCTCGGCCACGGCTGGGACGCGTCCGGCTGGCCGGACGGGCAGCCGCTGTCCCGCACCGCGCTCGACGAGGCGGCCGGCGGCCGGCCGGTCTATCTGCCGCGGGTCGACGTCCACTCGGCCGTGGTCTCCACCGCCCTGCTCGATCTGGTCCCGCGGGTCACCTCGCTGCCCGGCTACCGGGCGGACGCCCCGCTCACCGGCGCGGCGCACCACGCCGTGCGTGCGGCGGCCCACGCGCAGATCACCCCGGAGCAGCGCACCGAGGCGCAGCGCGCCGCCCGCGAGCGGGCGGCCTCGCTCGGTATCGGCTCGCTCCACGAGTGCGGCGGGCCCGACATCTCCGACGAGGACGACTTCACCGGCCTGCTCAGCCTCGCCGGGCAGGAGAAGGGGCCGCGCGTCTTCGGCTACTGGGCCGAGCGCGTCGCCGACGGCAAGGACGCCGCGCGCATCAGGGAGCTGGGCGCGATCGGCGCGGCCGGTGACCTCTTCGTCGACGGTTCGCTCGGGTCGCACACCGCATGTCTGCACAAGCCGTACGCCGACGCGGCGCACACCGGCACCGCGCACCTGGACGCCGCCGACATCGCCGCCCATGTCACCGCGTGCACCGAGGCCGGGCTCCAGGCGGGCTTCCACGCCATCGGGGACGCCGCGCTCAGCGCGGTCGTCGACGGGGTGCGGGCCGCCGCGGAGAAGCTCGGCCTGGCCCGGATCCGCGCCGCCCGGCACCGCGTCGAGCACGCCGAGATGCTCACCCCCGAAACCGTCGCCGCCTTCGCCGAGCTGGGCCTCACCGCCTCCGTACAGCCCGCCTTCGACGCGGCGTGGGGCGGCGCCGACGGGATGTACGCCCAGCGGCTCGGCACCGAGCGGGCCGGCACCCTCAACCCGTACGCGTCCCTGCTGCGGGCCGGGGTGCCGCTCGCCTTCGGCTCCGACAGCCCGGTCACGCCGCTCGACCCCTGGGGGAACGTGCGGGCCGCGGCCTTCCACCGGACCGACGGACACCGGATCTCCGTACGCGCCGCGTTCGCCGCCCACACCCGCGGCGGCTGGCGCTCCATCGGCCGGGACGACACCGGAGTCCTCGTGCCCGGCGCCCCGGCCGACTACGCGGTCTGGCGCACCGCCGACCTGGTGGTACAGGCCCCCGACGACCGGGTCGCGCGCTGGTCGACCGACCCGCGCTCCGGCACCCCGGGACTGCCGGACCTCACCCCGGGCGCCGAACTCCCGGTCTGCCTGCGGACGGTGGTCTTCGGACAAACTGTCTTCGTGCGGCCGAACGAGTGA